The Agelaius phoeniceus isolate bAgePho1 chromosome 4, bAgePho1.hap1, whole genome shotgun sequence genome includes a region encoding these proteins:
- the LOC129121025 gene encoding homeobox protein HMX2-like, which produces MVQLGGGRRAPPAPGAPPAFSIDSILQRPAREQGTARCALPEEEEEEEEEEGEGPEEQDPSKGSSDSGSEPRRPRAEGTSRSLRPEGGDAGSPLPAEGIRGPRQPPPREAGGSGAENGRSPAAGGRKKTRTIFSKSQVFQLESTFDVKRYLSSSERAGLAAALHLTETQVKIWFQNRRNKLKRQMSSEPEGPGPAEPPGEPQPLSAASALSLPGLYKDSPLLSRCLLPLPFPLLCPGSAIPYLCLPGPGKHFSLVDGDV; this is translated from the exons ATGGTGCAGCTCGGGGGCGGCCGCCGAGCTCCTCCGGCCCCAGGCGCGCCGCCGGCCTTCAGCATCGACAGCATCCTGCAGCGCCCGgccagggagcagggcacagcccgcTGCGCGCtgccggaggaggaggaggaggaggaggaagaggagggagaggggccTGAGGAGCAAGACCCCAGTAAAGGCTCCAGCGACTCGG GCAGCGagccccgccggccccgggcAGAAGGGACGAGCCGCAGCCTTCGCCCCGAGGGCGGCGATGCGGGGTCCCCGCTCCCCGCGGAGGGGATACGCGGtccccggcagccgccgccgcgAGAGGCCGGGGGCTCCGGCGCGGAGAACGGCAGATcgccggcggcgggcggcagGAAGAAGACACGGACCATCTTCTCCAAGAGCCAAGTGTTCCAGCTGGAGTCCACCTTCGACGTGAAGCGCTACCTGAGCAGCTCCGAGAGGGCCGGGCTGGCCGCCGCGCTGCACCTCACCGAGACCCAGGTGAAGATCTGGTTCCAGAACCGCCGCAACAAGCTCAAGAGACAAATGTCATCGGAGCCCGAGGGCCCGGGGCCGGCCGAGCCCCCCGGGGAGccgcagcccctcagtgccGCCTCGGCTCTCTCCCTCCCGGGCCTCTACAAGGACAGCCCCCTGCTCAGCCGCTGCCTGCTGCCGCTGCCtttccccctgctctgcccgGGCAGCGCCATCCCCTACCTCTGCCTCCCCGGGCCGGGCAAACACTTCAGCCTGGTGGACGGGGACGTATAG